The following are from one region of the Deinococcus radiotolerans genome:
- a CDS encoding bifunctional aldolase/short-chain dehydrogenase, with the protein MTATQPKTIIVNRWNDAEAPTSDGLAALTYRSNLLGADRTLVNIYGGNTSTKSVEKDHLGRDVTVLWVKGSGSDIASITERGFAGLKLDEVLPLFDRPEMSDEEMTAYLERTTFEPGRPRQSIETLLHAFVPAKHVDHTHPDAIIAIACTPTGPDIMREIYGGRAAWVDYIRPGFTLSQQIGAAVRDNPGLEAVVMGKHGLVTWGDTAKESYETTLRIIGEAQAYLDAHAEAQPFGGARVQSLTDEDANALLAEVLPVLRGAMKGARPVILNVDRSPEVLEFVNSNAAAQLSQVGAACPDHLVHTKRTPLFLNWTPDQGQAALLDAARSGVESFKAEYAAYFEENKGEGDVMFTPSPRVVLIPGLGMVNSGPDAQGADVSRQLYLRAIQVMKSASSLGGFVSLTAAESYAVEYWPLELYKLAQKPAPKTLEGHVALVTGAASGIGRAIARRLAGDGAHVVIADLNAEGGQQVAQEITRERGYRRAASTGMNVTSEEQVQAAYQTTVLAYGGVDIVVNNAGIASSAPIEETSLDMWNKNQSILSTGYFLVAREAFKVLKAQNTGGNLVFIGSKNSLAAGKNAAAYSTAKAAEVHLARCLAEEGGAHGIRVNSVLPDSVLSGSAIWDGKWRAERAATYGIREDQLEDFYRQRNTLKVNVLPEDIAEATYFFTTPAAAKTTGGILTVDGGVPTAYVR; encoded by the coding sequence ATGACCGCCACCCAGCCCAAAACCATTATCGTCAACCGCTGGAACGACGCCGAAGCCCCCACCAGCGACGGCCTGGCCGCCCTGACGTACCGCTCGAACCTGCTCGGCGCGGACCGCACGCTGGTCAACATCTACGGCGGGAACACCAGCACCAAGAGCGTCGAGAAAGACCACCTGGGCCGGGACGTGACCGTGCTGTGGGTCAAAGGCAGCGGCAGTGACATCGCCAGCATCACCGAGCGGGGCTTTGCGGGCCTGAAACTGGATGAAGTCCTGCCCCTCTTTGACCGCCCCGAGATGTCCGACGAGGAAATGACCGCCTACCTCGAGCGGACCACCTTCGAGCCTGGCCGGCCCCGTCAGAGCATCGAGACGCTGCTGCACGCCTTCGTGCCGGCCAAGCACGTCGACCACACGCACCCGGACGCCATCATCGCCATCGCCTGCACGCCCACCGGGCCCGACATCATGCGCGAGATCTACGGTGGCCGGGCCGCGTGGGTGGACTACATCCGCCCCGGCTTCACCCTCAGCCAGCAGATCGGCGCGGCCGTCCGTGACAACCCTGGCCTGGAAGCCGTCGTGATGGGCAAGCACGGCCTCGTCACCTGGGGGGACACCGCCAAGGAGAGCTACGAGACGACCCTGCGGATCATCGGGGAAGCGCAGGCGTACCTTGACGCGCACGCAGAAGCCCAGCCGTTCGGCGGTGCCCGCGTGCAGAGCCTCACGGACGAGGATGCGAACGCACTGCTCGCGGAAGTGCTGCCGGTCCTGCGCGGCGCCATGAAGGGCGCCCGCCCCGTGATCCTGAACGTGGACCGCAGCCCCGAGGTGCTCGAATTCGTGAACTCCAACGCGGCGGCCCAGCTGTCCCAGGTGGGTGCCGCCTGCCCGGACCACCTCGTGCACACCAAACGCACCCCGCTTTTCCTGAACTGGACGCCCGACCAGGGCCAGGCGGCGCTGCTGGACGCCGCCCGCAGCGGCGTCGAGAGCTTCAAAGCCGAGTACGCCGCGTACTTCGAGGAGAACAAGGGCGAAGGGGACGTGATGTTCACCCCCAGCCCCCGGGTGGTGCTGATCCCCGGCCTGGGTATGGTCAACAGCGGACCCGACGCGCAGGGTGCGGACGTCTCCCGTCAGCTGTACCTGCGCGCCATTCAGGTGATGAAAAGCGCGAGCAGCCTGGGCGGCTTCGTCAGTCTCACCGCCGCCGAGTCGTACGCGGTGGAGTACTGGCCGCTGGAACTGTACAAGCTCGCGCAGAAACCCGCCCCGAAAACCCTCGAAGGGCACGTGGCGCTCGTGACCGGCGCGGCCAGCGGCATCGGGCGCGCCATTGCCCGGCGCCTGGCGGGTGACGGCGCGCACGTCGTCATCGCGGACCTCAACGCCGAGGGGGGGCAGCAGGTCGCGCAGGAGATCACCAGGGAACGCGGGTACCGGCGCGCCGCGAGCACCGGCATGAACGTCACCAGCGAAGAGCAGGTGCAGGCCGCCTACCAGACGACCGTGCTGGCGTACGGCGGCGTGGACATCGTCGTGAACAACGCCGGCATCGCGTCCAGCGCCCCCATCGAGGAGACCAGCCTGGACATGTGGAACAAGAACCAGAGCATCCTCTCGACCGGGTACTTCCTGGTGGCCAGAGAGGCGTTCAAGGTCCTCAAGGCGCAGAACACCGGCGGGAACCTCGTGTTCATCGGCAGCAAGAACAGCCTCGCGGCAGGCAAGAACGCCGCGGCGTACAGCACTGCGAAAGCCGCGGAAGTGCACCTGGCCCGCTGCCTGGCCGAGGAGGGCGGCGCCCACGGCATCCGCGTGAACAGCGTCCTCCCGGATAGCGTGCTGTCCGGGTCGGCCATCTGGGACGGCAAGTGGCGCGCCGAGCGGGCCGCGACGTACGGCATCCGCGAGGACCAGCTCGAGGACTTCTACCGGCAGCGCAACACCCTCAAGGTGAACGTCCTCCCGGAGGACATTGCCGAAGCGACGTACTTCTTCACCACGCCCGCGGCCGCGAAAACCACCGGCGGCATCCTCACGGTCGACGGCGGGGTACCCACCGCGTATGTCCGCTGA
- a CDS encoding rhamnulokinase gives MSADVKRHVAIDLGASSGRVALGTVRHGRLSVEVLHRFQNGGVPVQGGLYWDVLGLWREILHGLRLAAQHGHIDSVGVDSWAVDYALLDEHDLLMDGVHHYRDPRTDGVMQHCLNVLPRSAVYEATGIQFLPFNTAYQLVAHERQAPGILSRACQVLMVPDLLHFWLSGRRVSELTNASTTQLYDPRQDTWSAPVLHAFGLPAALFPDVVPAGTVLGPVTPAIAQETGLAGTVVIAPATHDTASAVAAVPARGSGWAYLSSGTWSLVGIETLSPVVTPQALRHNLTNEAGVNGTTRLLKNVMGLWIVQECRRAWGNPDFAQLYADAEKVPGTGPLIDPDDPRFLHAGLDMPERIQAFCAQTGQAVPTTPAELVRCVLDSLALRSAEVIRQLEEVTGRAITVLHVVGGGAQLRFLNQLLADVTGCTVIAGPVEATLIGNLLVQAEASGSIPPGSLRDVVLASEVLDTFEPRSAVSPQRLAFFAALGSTPVPS, from the coding sequence ATGTCCGCTGACGTGAAACGCCACGTGGCCATCGACCTCGGCGCGTCCAGCGGCCGGGTGGCGCTGGGCACCGTGCGGCACGGCCGGCTGTCCGTGGAGGTCCTGCACCGCTTCCAGAACGGCGGCGTGCCCGTGCAGGGCGGCCTGTACTGGGACGTGCTGGGCCTGTGGCGCGAGATCTTGCACGGCCTGCGGCTCGCCGCGCAGCACGGGCACATCGACAGCGTCGGTGTGGACTCCTGGGCGGTGGACTACGCGCTGCTCGACGAGCACGACCTGCTGATGGACGGCGTGCACCACTACCGCGATCCCCGGACGGACGGCGTCATGCAGCACTGCCTGAACGTCCTGCCCCGAAGCGCGGTGTACGAGGCCACCGGCATTCAGTTCCTGCCGTTCAACACCGCGTATCAGCTGGTCGCGCACGAACGTCAGGCGCCCGGCATTCTCAGCCGCGCCTGTCAGGTGCTGATGGTGCCGGACCTGCTGCACTTCTGGCTGAGTGGGCGGCGCGTGTCCGAACTGACGAACGCCAGCACCACGCAGCTGTACGACCCGCGGCAGGACACCTGGTCGGCGCCAGTCCTTCACGCGTTCGGCCTGCCAGCGGCGCTGTTCCCGGACGTCGTGCCGGCGGGCACCGTCCTGGGGCCCGTCACGCCGGCCATCGCGCAGGAGACCGGCCTGGCAGGCACGGTCGTCATCGCGCCCGCCACGCATGACACCGCGAGCGCGGTGGCGGCGGTGCCCGCCCGCGGGTCAGGCTGGGCGTACCTGTCGAGCGGCACGTGGTCCCTGGTCGGAATCGAGACCCTCAGCCCCGTGGTGACCCCCCAGGCCCTGCGCCACAACCTCACGAACGAAGCGGGCGTGAACGGCACCACCCGGCTGCTGAAGAACGTCATGGGCCTGTGGATCGTGCAGGAATGCCGCCGCGCGTGGGGCAACCCGGACTTCGCGCAGCTGTACGCCGACGCCGAGAAGGTGCCCGGCACCGGTCCCCTGATCGACCCGGACGACCCGCGGTTCCTGCACGCCGGCCTGGACATGCCCGAACGCATCCAGGCGTTCTGCGCGCAGACCGGTCAGGCAGTGCCGACCACGCCGGCCGAACTGGTCCGCTGCGTGCTCGACAGCCTCGCCCTGCGCAGCGCGGAAGTGATCCGCCAGCTGGAGGAGGTGACCGGGCGCGCCATCACGGTCCTGCACGTCGTGGGCGGCGGCGCGCAGCTGCGGTTCCTCAATCAGCTGCTGGCGGACGTGACCGGCTGCACCGTCATTGCCGGACCCGTGGAGGCCACCCTGATCGGCAACCTGCTGGTGCAGGCGGAAGCGTCCGGGAGTATTCCGCCCGGCAGCCTGCGGGACGTCGTCCTGGCCTCCGAGGTGCTCGACACCTTCGAACCGCGCTCAGCCGTTTCCCCCCAGCGCCTGGCGTTCTTCGCCGCGCTGGGCTCCACCCCCGTGCCCTCCTGA
- a CDS encoding (Fe-S)-binding protein produces MKIDLFITCLNDAMFPRTGEATARLLERLGHEVRFNERQTCCGQMHFNSGYQHDALRLVRHFVDTFRDADVVVAPSGSCVGMVRDLYPRAAEWAHDDALLAEVQALTPRVFELSEFLVHHQGLEDVGAYYPHRVTYHQTCHAMRVLRVGDAPLRLLQRVRGLNLVALPAVDQCCGFGGTFSVKNPETSTAMLADKVQHVMSTNAEACTAGDNSCLMHIGGGLSRLQSGTRTVHLAEILASTEHEVFA; encoded by the coding sequence GTGAAGATCGACCTGTTTATCACGTGTCTCAACGACGCGATGTTTCCCCGCACCGGCGAGGCGACCGCGCGGCTCCTCGAACGCCTCGGGCACGAGGTGCGTTTCAACGAGCGGCAAACCTGCTGCGGGCAGATGCACTTCAATTCCGGCTACCAGCACGACGCGCTGCGGCTCGTCCGGCATTTCGTGGACACCTTCCGGGACGCGGACGTGGTGGTCGCGCCCAGCGGCTCCTGCGTCGGCATGGTCCGTGACCTGTACCCCAGGGCAGCCGAGTGGGCCCACGACGACGCCCTGCTGGCGGAGGTTCAGGCACTCACGCCCCGGGTGTTCGAACTCAGCGAGTTTCTCGTGCACCACCAGGGCCTCGAGGACGTCGGCGCGTACTACCCGCACCGGGTCACGTACCACCAGACCTGCCACGCCATGCGGGTCCTGCGGGTCGGGGACGCGCCCCTGCGCCTCCTGCAGCGCGTCCGGGGGCTGAACCTCGTGGCCTTACCGGCGGTGGACCAGTGCTGCGGGTTCGGCGGGACGTTCAGCGTCAAGAATCCGGAGACGAGCACCGCCATGCTGGCCGACAAGGTGCAGCACGTCATGAGCACGAACGCCGAAGCGTGCACGGCCGGGGACAACAGCTGCCTGATGCACATCGGTGGGGGACTCAGCCGCCTGCAGAGCGGCACCCGCACCGTGCACCTCGCCGAGATCCTGGCCAGCACGGAACACGAGGTGTTCGCGTGA
- a CDS encoding LutB/LldF family L-lactate oxidation iron-sulfur protein, with translation MSAGGIKPARPFPAAARDTLGNAQMRRNLRHATTTIREKRQRAVDELPNWEALRDEAAALKDHVMAHLSEYLLELEASVQARGGQVHWARTAQEARSIVAALAQRHGAQEVIKVKSISTDEIELNAGLAAHGIHAIETDLAELIVQLAEDQPSHILVPAIHRNRAEIRELFQRKLGAELLTDDPKALADAARTYLREKFLSTTVAVSGANFAVAETGTVCVVESEGNGRMCLTMPDVLISVMGIEKVLPTWQDLAVFLRVLPRSSTAERMNPYTSFWSGVTPGDGPQEFHLVLLDNGRTDVLADDVGRQTLRCIRCSACLNVCPVYERTGGHAYGSVYPGPIGAILTPQLLQLEDENANTLPWASSLCGACYDACPVKINIPEVLLYLRGQISDAQPPSVQAAAFKVAAWVMSEPHRFEGAIKLARTGQGPLVKHGAIHALPGLLAGWTASRDLPAFPRQTFREWWRQRPAAQEHGPDRPEDTSETAGNAWEPL, from the coding sequence GTGAGTGCCGGCGGCATCAAGCCCGCCCGGCCCTTCCCGGCGGCGGCCCGGGACACCCTGGGGAACGCCCAGATGCGCCGCAACCTCCGGCACGCGACCACCACCATCCGCGAGAAGCGCCAGCGCGCCGTGGACGAACTGCCGAACTGGGAGGCGCTGCGGGACGAGGCGGCCGCGCTGAAAGATCACGTGATGGCGCACCTCAGCGAGTACCTGCTGGAACTCGAAGCGTCCGTGCAGGCCCGGGGCGGCCAGGTGCACTGGGCCCGGACCGCGCAGGAAGCCCGGTCGATCGTGGCGGCGCTCGCTCAGCGTCACGGCGCGCAGGAGGTCATCAAGGTCAAGTCCATCAGCACCGATGAAATCGAGCTGAACGCCGGCCTGGCCGCACACGGCATCCACGCGATCGAGACCGACCTGGCTGAGCTGATCGTGCAGCTGGCCGAGGACCAGCCCAGCCACATCCTGGTGCCGGCCATTCACCGCAACCGCGCGGAAATCCGGGAGCTCTTCCAGCGCAAACTGGGCGCCGAACTTCTCACGGACGACCCGAAAGCCCTGGCCGACGCCGCCCGGACGTACCTGCGGGAGAAGTTCCTCTCGACCACAGTGGCGGTGTCCGGCGCGAACTTCGCCGTGGCCGAAACCGGCACGGTCTGCGTCGTGGAGTCCGAGGGGAACGGCCGGATGTGCCTGACCATGCCGGACGTCCTGATCAGCGTGATGGGCATCGAGAAGGTCCTCCCGACCTGGCAGGACCTGGCGGTGTTCCTGCGCGTGCTGCCCCGGAGCAGCACCGCCGAGCGCATGAACCCGTACACGTCGTTCTGGTCGGGCGTCACCCCCGGGGACGGCCCGCAGGAATTTCACCTCGTGCTGCTCGACAACGGCCGCACCGACGTCCTGGCCGATGACGTGGGCCGGCAGACGCTGCGCTGCATTCGCTGCTCGGCCTGCCTCAACGTCTGCCCCGTGTACGAGCGGACCGGTGGGCACGCGTACGGGAGCGTCTACCCGGGGCCGATCGGCGCGATCCTGACCCCCCAGCTGCTCCAGCTGGAGGATGAGAATGCCAACACCCTGCCGTGGGCGAGCAGCCTGTGCGGCGCGTGCTACGACGCCTGCCCCGTCAAGATCAACATTCCGGAGGTGCTGCTGTACCTGCGCGGGCAGATCAGTGACGCTCAACCACCGAGTGTGCAGGCAGCGGCCTTCAAGGTGGCCGCCTGGGTGATGAGTGAACCGCACCGGTTTGAAGGGGCCATCAAACTCGCCCGGACGGGCCAGGGGCCCCTGGTCAAACACGGCGCCATTCACGCCCTGCCCGGCCTGCTGGCGGGCTGGACGGCGTCCCGTGACCTCCCGGCGTTCCCCAGGCAGACCTTCCGGGAGTGGTGGCGCCAGCGTCCCGCGGCGCAGGAGCACGGTCCAGACAGACCGGAGGACACGAGCGAGACGGCCGGAAACGCCTGGGAGCCCCTATGA
- a CDS encoding LutC/YkgG family protein translates to MSAEARLEILTRVNRAQPAEPTRFQRPARPVSGRDEHDVVEQFAEYAAEYRANVIRTSRSALPAVLGDLLQGQVQVAVPKDLAADWLPAALAVHRDDPDLTDLTVITAVVTGAAVAIAETGTVVLDHGPGQGRRALTLVPDHHICVVFEHQVVESVLEAVQRLHPSARRGQPLTWISGPSATSDIELSRVEGVHGPRTLDIVLVAGPP, encoded by the coding sequence ATGAGTGCAGAAGCGAGACTAGAGATCCTCACGCGCGTGAACCGCGCGCAGCCGGCCGAGCCGACCCGGTTTCAGCGGCCCGCGCGGCCGGTCTCCGGCCGTGATGAGCACGACGTGGTCGAGCAGTTTGCCGAATACGCCGCCGAATACCGCGCGAACGTGATCCGGACGTCCCGCTCGGCCCTGCCCGCGGTCCTCGGCGATCTGCTCCAAGGGCAGGTTCAGGTCGCAGTCCCGAAGGACCTCGCCGCGGACTGGTTACCTGCGGCCCTGGCGGTGCACCGTGATGATCCGGACCTCACCGACCTGACCGTGATCACGGCCGTCGTCACCGGGGCTGCCGTCGCGATCGCGGAAACCGGCACGGTCGTGCTGGACCACGGGCCAGGGCAGGGTCGGCGCGCCCTGACGTTGGTGCCCGATCATCACATCTGCGTCGTGTTCGAGCATCAGGTGGTCGAGAGCGTGCTGGAAGCAGTGCAGCGGCTTCACCCCAGTGCGCGCCGGGGCCAGCCCCTGACGTGGATCAGCGGCCCCAGCGCCACGTCGGACATCGAACTCAGCCGCGTGGAAGGCGTGCACGGCCCGAGAACGCTCGATATCGTCCTGGTCGCCGGTCCACCCTGA
- a CDS encoding helix-turn-helix domain-containing protein, whose amino-acid sequence MSGERQESPQPPFPPFLNVAPNHELKTSGYYAWREHGTNDWLLKFTISGRGRIGHAGGELITEAGDCVLFRPGTRHDYGVERSLERWEVTWAHFRPRPEWLDWLNWPVLSPGLLHLRVTDRAARRRIAHELKQVNTYARGDLPNREAFAMNALERALLLLNAQHPRLSTRGLDPRIETVLAALRADPAARHTREHLAALSGLSVSRFSHLFQEQVGQTLQEFSEFLRLERAKDLLETTPQSIQSVAAEVGFDDALYFSRRFKLRTGMTPKGYRNLTVTRRSGSITELA is encoded by the coding sequence ATGTCTGGCGAGCGTCAGGAGTCCCCGCAACCTCCGTTCCCGCCCTTCCTGAACGTCGCGCCCAACCACGAACTCAAAACGAGCGGGTACTACGCCTGGCGGGAGCACGGCACCAATGACTGGCTGCTGAAATTCACGATCAGCGGCCGTGGCCGCATCGGTCACGCCGGCGGTGAACTGATCACCGAAGCCGGCGACTGCGTCCTCTTCCGGCCCGGCACGCGGCACGACTACGGCGTCGAGCGGTCCCTCGAACGCTGGGAGGTCACGTGGGCGCACTTCCGCCCCCGACCCGAATGGCTCGACTGGCTGAACTGGCCGGTCCTGTCCCCCGGCCTCCTGCACCTGCGCGTGACGGACAGAGCCGCCCGCCGCCGCATCGCGCACGAACTCAAGCAGGTCAACACGTACGCCCGGGGTGACCTGCCCAACCGCGAAGCGTTCGCCATGAACGCCCTCGAACGCGCCCTGCTGCTCCTCAACGCGCAACATCCCCGGCTCTCCACCCGGGGCCTCGATCCACGCATCGAGACAGTCCTGGCTGCACTCCGGGCCGATCCTGCCGCCCGGCACACCCGGGAACACCTGGCCGCGCTCAGCGGACTGTCCGTCTCGCGCTTCTCGCATCTCTTCCAGGAACAGGTCGGCCAGACCCTCCAGGAATTCAGCGAATTCCTCCGGCTGGAGCGCGCCAAGGACCTCCTCGAAACCACGCCCCAATCCATTCAGAGTGTCGCCGCTGAAGTGGGCTTCGACGACGCGCTGTACTTCAGCCGGCGGTTCAAGCTGCGCACCGGCATGACGCCCAAGGGCTACCGCAACCTGACCGTCACCCGGCGCTCCGGCTCGATCACGGAACTGGCCTGA
- a CDS encoding ABC transporter substrate-binding protein produces the protein MTLSSAHVTATVAANPVTISVLAGGNDPAKTKFATALATAFMKANPSVTVKVETRPGGTEGDNLIKTRLATRSMNDVFIYNSGSLLQALQPDNQLVDQSGQPWAKRVTPEFRQAAGTARGLYGAPVSSSFYGGIMYNKKVYAKLGLRVPKTWNEFISNNQKVKAAGLTPVLVSYGDTWTSQLLVLADFANVSRQAPDWAAKYTANQAKYVNPPALAGFTHTAEIYSKQLMNKDYASLTFVNALKALATGQAAHYPMLTVVIGNVMQSNPAQVNDIGYFAVPSDSGTPRATVWEADAAYIPKSTTGEKLKAAEAFVAFINSRTGCDIQNSSGTVAGPYSISTCKVPANAPALVKDELKYQASKQTGLALEYVSPIKGPNLEKILIQVGSGISTAQVGAGLYDQDVVQQAQQLGLPGW, from the coding sequence ATGACCCTCTCCAGCGCTCACGTGACCGCCACGGTGGCGGCCAATCCCGTCACCATCTCCGTGCTGGCCGGCGGCAACGATCCGGCCAAGACCAAGTTCGCCACGGCGCTGGCCACCGCCTTCATGAAAGCGAACCCGTCGGTCACCGTCAAGGTCGAAACCCGACCGGGCGGCACCGAAGGCGACAACCTGATCAAAACCCGCCTCGCCACGAGGTCCATGAACGACGTCTTCATCTACAACTCCGGCTCCCTGCTCCAGGCGCTGCAGCCTGACAACCAGCTGGTCGACCAGTCCGGCCAGCCCTGGGCGAAACGCGTCACCCCGGAATTCCGGCAGGCAGCCGGCACCGCCAGAGGCCTGTACGGCGCGCCCGTGTCCAGTTCCTTCTACGGCGGCATCATGTACAACAAGAAGGTCTACGCGAAGCTGGGCCTGCGGGTCCCCAAGACCTGGAATGAGTTCATCAGCAACAACCAGAAGGTCAAAGCCGCGGGGCTCACGCCCGTGCTCGTGTCCTACGGCGACACGTGGACCAGTCAGCTGCTCGTCCTGGCCGATTTCGCCAACGTCAGCAGGCAGGCGCCGGACTGGGCAGCCAAGTACACCGCCAACCAGGCGAAATACGTCAATCCCCCAGCGCTGGCCGGCTTCACGCACACCGCGGAGATCTACAGCAAGCAGCTGATGAACAAGGACTACGCCTCGCTCACGTTCGTCAACGCGCTCAAGGCCCTGGCGACGGGCCAGGCGGCACACTACCCGATGCTCACGGTCGTGATCGGCAACGTGATGCAGTCCAACCCCGCGCAGGTGAACGACATCGGCTACTTCGCGGTGCCCAGTGACTCCGGCACCCCACGCGCGACCGTGTGGGAAGCCGACGCCGCGTACATCCCGAAATCCACGACGGGAGAGAAACTCAAAGCCGCTGAAGCGTTCGTGGCCTTCATCAACTCCCGTACCGGCTGTGACATTCAGAACTCGTCCGGCACGGTCGCCGGCCCCTACTCCATCTCCACCTGCAAAGTCCCGGCGAACGCCCCGGCGCTTGTCAAGGATGAACTGAAATACCAGGCGAGCAAGCAGACCGGGCTGGCCCTGGAATACGTGTCCCCCATCAAAGGCCCGAACCTCGAAAAGATCCTGATTCAGGTCGGGTCCGGCATCTCGACCGCTCAGGTGGGCGCCGGACTGTACGACCAGGACGTGGTGCAGCAGGCCCAGCAGCTCGGCCTGCCCGGCTGGTAA
- a CDS encoding carbohydrate ABC transporter permease, with the protein MTTSKPVHRVKPAAPTQRSPRTWSTYPLWFFVPVLVLFVVFFAVPTFSSFYFSLTRWSLFDSTFIGFGNFVQFFKNPQLYTSFIHTLIYAAVTSGSKIVLGFLLALLLTSPVIGKGYLRAVVFFPVLLSTIGVGILFKSLLDPFHGIVNAALGVLHLPQPGWFTDPALALLTVAGVDIWKGVGIATLIFMAGIVAIPGEYFEAARIDGATPAQQVRLITMPLARNATVTVIILSLIGGLRSFDIIWATTGGGPGFTSDVLASVIYKQYQAGFYGLSTAGNVVLFTLVTVLMVPLSYLLNRKQVEV; encoded by the coding sequence ATGACCACGTCAAAGCCTGTTCACCGCGTCAAACCAGCCGCTCCAACCCAGAGGAGCCCCCGCACCTGGTCGACGTATCCCCTCTGGTTCTTTGTGCCGGTGCTGGTGCTCTTCGTCGTCTTTTTTGCCGTGCCGACCTTCTCGTCCTTCTATTTCTCCCTGACCCGGTGGTCGCTGTTCGATTCCACCTTCATCGGCTTCGGGAACTTCGTGCAGTTCTTCAAAAATCCACAGCTGTACACCAGCTTCATTCACACGCTGATCTATGCTGCCGTCACGTCCGGCTCGAAGATCGTGCTGGGCTTCCTCCTTGCGCTGCTGCTCACCTCCCCCGTGATCGGCAAGGGGTACCTGCGGGCGGTGGTGTTCTTCCCCGTGCTGCTCTCCACCATCGGCGTGGGCATCCTGTTCAAGTCGCTGCTCGACCCGTTCCACGGCATCGTCAACGCCGCGCTGGGCGTCCTGCATCTCCCTCAGCCCGGGTGGTTCACCGACCCCGCGCTGGCGCTCCTGACCGTGGCGGGCGTGGATATCTGGAAGGGCGTCGGGATTGCCACGCTCATTTTCATGGCGGGCATCGTCGCCATTCCCGGCGAGTACTTCGAAGCGGCGCGCATCGACGGGGCAACGCCAGCGCAGCAGGTGCGGCTCATCACCATGCCCCTGGCCCGCAACGCGACGGTCACAGTCATCATCCTGTCGCTCATCGGCGGACTGCGGTCGTTCGACATCATCTGGGCCACGACCGGCGGCGGTCCTGGCTTTACGAGTGACGTCCTGGCGTCCGTGATCTACAAGCAGTACCAGGCGGGCTTCTACGGACTCTCCACGGCGGGCAACGTGGTGCTGTTCACGCTGGTGACCGTCCTGATGGTGCCCCTCTCATACCTGCTCAACCGCAAGCAGGTGGAGGTATGA
- a CDS encoding carbohydrate ABC transporter permease: MNAQRRAWLVGIIAIAVSAVVFLVPFAFVILQAAKSPAEASNLTFTWPSTWQFGQNFIDTLAYGDHVILRALLNSTVLTFGSVTLMVIMSAMAGFVLARRHSRWGAVVNFFVLAGLIVPPAVVPTIWVLQGLKIFGTMPGLILVETTFGLPFCIMLFRAFVNNIPRELDEAAILDGAGPVRLFTHVVLPLLRPVIVTVIVVQSVFVFNDFAFPLYFLPGNDNVTAQLALYTFSGQALSFYNLLFMAILVVTIPPLVGYIFFNRHIIGGMTDGAVKG; this comes from the coding sequence ATGAACGCCCAGCGGCGGGCGTGGCTGGTCGGGATCATCGCGATTGCCGTCTCCGCAGTGGTCTTCCTCGTTCCCTTCGCGTTCGTGATCCTGCAGGCGGCCAAGAGCCCCGCCGAAGCGTCGAACCTCACGTTCACCTGGCCGTCCACGTGGCAGTTCGGGCAGAACTTCATCGACACCCTGGCGTACGGCGATCACGTCATCCTCCGGGCCCTGCTCAACAGCACCGTCCTGACGTTCGGGTCCGTCACGCTGATGGTCATCATGTCCGCCATGGCGGGCTTCGTCCTGGCCCGGCGCCACAGCCGGTGGGGCGCCGTGGTGAACTTCTTCGTGCTGGCCGGTCTCATCGTGCCGCCCGCCGTCGTGCCGACCATCTGGGTGCTGCAGGGCCTCAAGATCTTCGGCACCATGCCCGGCCTCATCCTCGTCGAGACGACCTTCGGGCTGCCCTTCTGCATCATGCTGTTCCGGGCGTTCGTCAACAACATCCCGCGCGAACTGGACGAGGCCGCCATCCTGGACGGCGCGGGCCCCGTGCGGCTGTTCACGCACGTGGTGCTGCCCCTCCTGCGTCCCGTGATCGTCACGGTGATCGTCGTGCAGTCCGTCTTCGTGTTCAACGATTTCGCGTTTCCGCTGTACTTCCTGCCCGGCAACGACAACGTGACCGCGCAACTGGCGCTGTACACCTTCTCGGGGCAGGCACTGAGCTTCTACAACCTGCTGTTCATGGCCATCCTCGTGGTGACCATCCCCCCCCTGGTGGGCTACATCTTCTTCAACCGGCACATCATCGGCGGCATGACCGACGGGGCCGTCAAGGGCTGA